A stretch of the Nosocomiicoccus ampullae genome encodes the following:
- the pcp gene encoding pyroglutamyl-peptidase I, with protein MKLLLTGFVPFLNHKTNPTEEVVKALDGQTINDYNVEGHILPVDFNESEKELLREIKEREPDVVIMLGLAAGRSKITPERIAINVKDGREDNSGFAPVDLPITEDGPDGIFSTLPIRKMVDNLKAEFLPAKISNTAGTYLCNNMMYVALNEAGLEEKFKAGFIHIPASHELAIENESLPSMSIDDLTRAVKICIETL; from the coding sequence ATGAAATTATTATTAACAGGGTTTGTTCCATTTTTAAACCATAAAACTAATCCGACAGAAGAAGTTGTGAAAGCTTTGGACGGTCAAACAATTAACGATTATAACGTCGAAGGACATATTTTACCCGTCGACTTTAACGAATCAGAAAAAGAGTTATTAAGAGAGATTAAAGAAAGAGAACCAGACGTTGTTATTATGCTTGGACTCGCTGCTGGCAGATCTAAAATTACACCAGAGCGTATCGCGATTAACGTAAAAGACGGTAGAGAAGATAACTCAGGTTTTGCACCAGTAGATTTACCGATTACTGAAGACGGACCAGATGGTATATTTTCAACACTACCAATTCGTAAAATGGTCGACAATCTAAAGGCTGAATTTTTACCAGCGAAAATATCAAACACTGCAGGTACGTATCTTTGTAATAACATGATGTATGTTGCTTTAAATGAAGCAGGTTTAGAGGAAAAATTTAAAGCAGGATTCATACATATTCCAGCTTCACATGAACTTGCTATTGAGAATGAGAGTTTACCAAGCATGTCTATCGATGACTTAACACGAGCGGTTAAAATTTGTATAGAAACTTTGTAA
- a CDS encoding EamA family transporter — protein MSTDKRVLGLISVILGASLWGIGGTATDWLFRNTPVNVDWYVTARLLISGIILVSVFLLLFKKKSTTVWDRYLVTRFVIYSIFGMALVQYSFTATIGYGNAAIATVLQCTGPIYIILYYVFRKYIQFTYKEALVILFMIVGVILIATNGNLSQLIVSPLALFWGILSGMALAYYTVHAAYLLVRMHPLELVGGSMLVGGILLNFKTPIWSLDFHYDWSALEIGVLIFSILIGTTLAFLLYIGSLKYITSQEAGILGLLEPVMAVLTTVIVLGDVLEVFQVVGITLILGITISNTISSKKEAKA, from the coding sequence ATGTCTACAGACAAAAGAGTGCTTGGACTGATTTCAGTCATTCTCGGTGCGAGTCTTTGGGGAATTGGGGGTACTGCAACAGACTGGCTATTTAGAAATACCCCAGTCAACGTCGACTGGTACGTGACCGCGCGGCTTTTAATTAGTGGAATAATACTCGTGTCAGTATTTTTACTTTTATTTAAAAAGAAATCGACGACAGTTTGGGACCGATATTTAGTCACACGGTTTGTCATTTATAGTATTTTCGGGATGGCACTTGTTCAGTATTCATTTACTGCAACGATTGGTTACGGAAATGCTGCGATCGCAACAGTACTACAATGTACTGGCCCAATCTATATAATTTTATATTATGTATTTAGAAAGTATATACAATTTACGTATAAAGAGGCGCTCGTTATTTTGTTCATGATTGTTGGGGTAATTTTAATTGCAACAAACGGCAACTTATCACAACTCATCGTATCACCACTTGCGTTATTTTGGGGTATTTTATCTGGTATGGCACTTGCATACTATACAGTGCACGCTGCCTATCTGCTCGTTAGAATGCACCCGCTAGAACTCGTCGGCGGATCGATGCTCGTCGGTGGAATACTGTTAAACTTTAAAACACCCATCTGGTCATTAGATTTTCACTACGACTGGTCAGCACTTGAAATTGGAGTATTAATATTCTCGATTTTAATCGGAACGACACTCGCATTTCTTTTATACATCGGGAGTTTAAAATATATAACATCACAAGAAGCCGGTATATTAGGACTACTCGAACCAGTGATGGCTGTGTTAACAACAGTGATTGTTCTTGGAGACGTATTAGAAGTGTTTCAAGTCGTCGGCATCACGCTTATATTAGGAATTACAATTTCCAATACAATATCATCAAAAAAAGAAGCGAAAGCCTGA
- a CDS encoding acyltransferase family protein, translated as MNQKRITEIDALRGIAALFVVLYHYTFHYGRRFGHLSSDYNTEIFSYGHYGVQLFFIISGFVIFMSVRRGRSAGDFLIKRAFRLYPAYIAAIVITFIVLNSSAIDIQRTIPEMILNMTMFQEFFGIRNIDGSYWSLRVELTFYIMMGVVMLLDKTKVMKVVILMLIGGMIVQVQSLIAPNDMIQWVERFSTANYIQMFVIGIMLHEIWSNGLHRKYVGVIAISVLYDFIFEGVTNGLFTLTFIGIFALILRGKLKFLNNKVLLYLGSISYPLYLIHQNIGYTLIHIMEDYGLTHEIWIIVPTLVSILLAHSILHVVEKPSQNFLFKHYKLIRDNLNKNVSSIR; from the coding sequence ATGAATCAAAAACGGATTACTGAAATAGATGCACTACGCGGAATTGCCGCGTTATTTGTTGTTTTATATCATTATACATTTCACTACGGTAGACGTTTTGGTCACTTAAGTAGTGATTACAACACAGAAATATTTAGTTATGGACACTACGGTGTCCAACTCTTTTTTATCATTAGTGGGTTTGTCATTTTTATGTCCGTTCGACGCGGAAGGTCTGCTGGAGACTTTTTAATTAAACGTGCGTTTCGTTTATATCCAGCTTATATCGCGGCGATTGTGATTACTTTTATAGTATTAAATTCTAGCGCGATTGATATACAAAGAACGATTCCAGAAATGATTTTAAACATGACGATGTTCCAAGAGTTTTTTGGGATTAGAAATATAGACGGTTCTTACTGGTCATTACGCGTTGAATTAACATTCTATATCATGATGGGCGTCGTCATGTTACTCGACAAAACAAAAGTTATGAAAGTAGTAATATTGATGCTTATTGGCGGAATGATCGTTCAAGTTCAAAGTTTAATTGCACCGAACGATATGATTCAGTGGGTAGAAAGATTTTCAACAGCAAATTATATTCAAATGTTTGTGATTGGAATTATGCTTCATGAAATTTGGAGCAATGGTTTACATCGTAAATATGTCGGAGTGATTGCTATTTCGGTTCTCTATGACTTTATATTTGAGGGCGTAACAAATGGATTATTTACATTAACGTTTATCGGGATTTTTGCTTTAATTTTAAGAGGTAAGCTAAAATTTTTAAATAATAAAGTACTTCTTTATCTCGGGAGTATTTCTTATCCATTATATTTAATTCATCAAAATATCGGGTACACACTAATTCACATCATGGAAGATTACGGATTAACACATGAAATATGGATTATCGTACCGACACTTGTATCGATATTACTCGCACATTCAATTTTACATGTTGTCGAAAAACCATCTCAAAACTTTTTATTTAAACACTATAAATTAATTCGAGACAATCTAAATAAAAATGTCTCTAGTATTCGTTAA
- a CDS encoding thioredoxin family protein codes for MANNLTQWYDKALSTEELRQQFTDLKDGFEYIYDNFNVREDENKELLQEKQFKVLGIVEPWCAHCMLNTPILLHLAEAYDFEVKFSLRDENLDLMEQYQTNGKNIIPKFIVLDNDNNEIGVWGPFAPEVKATVDEYKQQLPPKDSDNYDEKFKDFIKKIREKFTTDEELWYSAYEDIKKTLLNA; via the coding sequence TTGGCTAACAATCTAACACAGTGGTATGACAAAGCACTATCTACTGAAGAGTTACGTCAGCAATTTACTGATTTAAAAGATGGATTTGAATATATTTACGATAACTTTAATGTTAGAGAAGATGAAAACAAAGAGCTACTCCAAGAAAAGCAATTTAAAGTGCTCGGTATCGTCGAGCCTTGGTGTGCGCATTGTATGTTAAATACACCAATTTTATTACACCTCGCTGAAGCATATGATTTTGAAGTGAAGTTTTCATTACGCGATGAAAATTTAGACTTAATGGAGCAATATCAAACGAACGGTAAAAACATTATTCCAAAATTCATCGTTTTAGATAATGATAATAACGAAATCGGAGTGTGGGGACCTTTTGCGCCTGAAGTAAAAGCAACAGTTGACGAATACAAACAACAACTGCCACCAAAAGATAGCGATAATTACGATGAGAAATTTAAAGACTTCATCAAAAAAATTAGAGAAAAATTCACAACAGACGAAGAACTTTGGTATAGCGCATATGAAGACATTAAGAAAACATTATTAAACGCATAA
- a CDS encoding ABC transporter permease: protein MSFLSLALALVFVVIPIVLSFFLKLGLEKDIVIASIRATIQLIIIGYILQFVFDSESTLFMLLMIVLIIGAASQNIVKKGKGIPYITVIIIATLIVIEAFSMGTLVLFNIIPFDAQYVIPISGMIIGNCMVLSLLFLDRFKSELNSNEEVIELILSFGGTPKEAVHNTLKSAIKTSMIPTIERQKTVGLVQLPGMMSGLIIGGGDPIEAVMYQLLVLFLIMNTAALASILVGFLSYPFLFNQKLQFLGVQEDTK, encoded by the coding sequence ATGTCATTTCTAAGCTTAGCACTTGCATTGGTATTTGTAGTTATCCCAATTGTTCTCTCATTCTTTTTAAAGCTTGGACTTGAAAAAGATATCGTTATTGCTTCTATTCGCGCAACGATTCAATTAATCATTATCGGTTACATACTACAATTTGTATTCGATAGTGAAAGCACACTTTTCATGTTATTAATGATTGTGTTAATTATCGGTGCAGCGAGTCAAAATATTGTTAAAAAGGGAAAAGGAATCCCGTATATAACAGTAATTATTATTGCGACACTAATCGTCATAGAAGCTTTTTCTATGGGAACACTCGTATTATTTAACATTATTCCATTTGACGCACAGTATGTCATCCCAATTTCAGGAATGATTATTGGTAATTGTATGGTACTATCATTACTATTTTTAGACCGATTTAAATCCGAATTAAACAGTAATGAAGAAGTGATTGAGTTAATTTTATCATTTGGTGGTACTCCAAAAGAAGCTGTCCACAATACATTAAAATCAGCCATTAAAACGAGTATGATCCCAACAATTGAAAGACAAAAAACTGTTGGACTCGTTCAATTACCAGGTATGATGAGTGGTTTAATTATTGGTGGAGGCGACCCTATTGAAGCGGTGATGTACCAATTACTCGTACTCTTTTTAATTATGAATACAGCCGCACTCGCTTCAATTCTTGTTGGATTTTTATCGTATCCATTTTTATTCAATCAAAAATTACAATTTTTAGGTGTTCAAGAAGATACAAAATAA
- a CDS encoding ABC transporter ATP-binding protein, whose protein sequence is MSTIEFKNVSHNNILKNISGQFKSNHITALIGPSGAGKSTTLKHINGLLSPSSGDIYIDKTDIKDIDIIKLRRSIGFAFQSSPMLEGTVYDNLKFPKDLFNETFTKDEAISFLEKVNISSEFIDRPVRKLSGGEKSRVALARTLVNNPDILLLDEITASVDVKIAREIEQLILKNQKEFNLTVVWVTHDLSQAKRVSDDFWYLQNGELIEFGNIDGLNNPKSKELRKFLEGEN, encoded by the coding sequence ATGTCTACTATTGAATTTAAAAATGTATCGCATAATAATATTTTGAAAAATATTTCAGGACAATTTAAAAGTAATCACATTACTGCTTTAATTGGACCAAGTGGCGCCGGAAAATCAACAACATTAAAACATATTAACGGGCTACTATCACCGAGTTCTGGTGATATTTATATCGATAAAACAGACATTAAAGATATCGATATCATTAAACTTCGTAGAAGTATTGGGTTTGCGTTTCAATCTTCACCGATGCTTGAGGGTACAGTGTACGACAATTTAAAATTCCCAAAAGATTTGTTTAATGAAACTTTTACAAAAGATGAGGCGATTTCTTTTTTAGAAAAAGTTAATATTTCGAGTGAATTTATCGACCGTCCCGTTAGAAAATTATCTGGTGGTGAAAAAAGTCGTGTTGCACTCGCAAGAACACTTGTTAATAACCCTGACATTTTACTACTTGATGAAATTACTGCAAGCGTTGATGTTAAGATTGCAAGAGAAATTGAGCAACTCATCTTAAAAAATCAAAAAGAATTTAATTTAACTGTCGTCTGGGTGACGCACGACTTATCTCAAGCAAAACGCGTGTCAGATGACTTTTGGTATTTACAAAATGGAGAGTTAATCGAATTTGGAAATATCGATGGGCTTAACAACCCTAAAAGTAAAGAGTTAAGAAAATTTTTAGAGGGGGAAAATTAA
- a CDS encoding DUF72 domain-containing protein, which produces MIYVGLTGWGDQYSLYTDITNSNQKLETYAGFFPLVEVDSTYYAVLQQSTIEKWCNETPDNFKFIVKTHQFMTGHGDFRTSFNNIQELFEAYKHMLEPMVKRGKLAYILMQFPPWYDCNEKNINYIRLAKQMLSPLKVAIEFRHESWYKGENKERTLQFLHDQNLIHTIVDEPQVGEGTVPFVNRVTDDNGFIRLHGRNNHGWLQMNRTREEWRNVRYLYDYNQQELEALRKSIEILSFKTNDIYIIFNNNSGGHAAGNALKLIDMLGIEYKNLAPKQLKLF; this is translated from the coding sequence ATGATTTATGTCGGTTTAACAGGTTGGGGGGATCAATATTCTTTATACACAGATATAACGAATAGTAATCAAAAACTTGAAACATATGCTGGTTTTTTCCCGCTTGTTGAAGTAGATTCTACATATTATGCGGTATTACAACAATCGACGATTGAAAAATGGTGTAACGAGACACCAGATAATTTTAAATTTATCGTCAAAACACATCAGTTTATGACAGGTCATGGTGATTTTAGAACGTCTTTTAATAATATTCAAGAACTTTTTGAGGCGTATAAGCATATGTTAGAACCGATGGTTAAAAGAGGCAAGTTAGCATATATATTAATGCAGTTTCCACCTTGGTATGATTGTAATGAGAAAAATATTAATTATATTAGACTCGCTAAACAAATGCTTTCCCCTTTAAAGGTGGCGATAGAATTTCGCCACGAATCTTGGTACAAAGGTGAAAATAAAGAACGTACACTCCAATTTTTACATGATCAAAATCTAATTCATACAATTGTTGACGAGCCTCAAGTTGGTGAAGGTACAGTACCTTTTGTCAACCGTGTAACAGATGATAATGGGTTCATAAGACTTCATGGTAGAAATAACCATGGTTGGTTACAAATGAACCGAACAAGAGAAGAGTGGCGTAACGTTCGTTATTTATATGACTATAATCAACAAGAACTTGAAGCGTTAAGGAAAAGTATAGAGATTTTATCATTTAAAACAAATGATATTTATATTATTTTTAATAATAACTCAGGCGGGCACGCTGCAGGTAACGCATTAAAGTTAATAGATATGCTCGGCATTGAATATAAAAACCTTGCGCCAAAGCAGTTAAAACTTTTTTAA
- a CDS encoding sulfite exporter TauE/SafE family protein, with product MILTIIILICIGLFSSILGALVGIGGGVIIVPALVFFGIKLGMIEGMTPQLAIGTSSMILVVTGLSAMIQYNKSNQVDRYNGSIFLIGLIPGAFVGSYASAMLTMDSFNLYFGIFLIFISILLMVRDKIPPLKIFQNPKYLRPHIDADGVVHQYGFPIWIAVLITFVVGFITGLFGIGGGALMTPLMIIVFRIPPSIAIGTSMMLIFFSSLSSAIGHALQAHVQYFALVILAVSSYFGARFGAKLASNFSSDTLVKLLRTVLLLIGVYLIFEAIF from the coding sequence ATGATTTTAACAATAATAATACTCATTTGTATTGGATTATTCTCCTCAATTTTAGGTGCTTTAGTCGGAATTGGTGGCGGAGTCATTATCGTTCCAGCACTTGTATTTTTTGGTATTAAGCTCGGAATGATTGAAGGGATGACACCGCAACTCGCGATAGGTACATCAAGTATGATATTAGTCGTTACCGGCTTATCTGCGATGATTCAATATAACAAAAGTAACCAGGTCGACAGATATAACGGCTCGATATTTTTAATTGGGCTAATTCCAGGTGCATTCGTAGGGTCGTATGCGAGTGCAATGTTAACGATGGATTCATTTAACTTATATTTCGGGATATTTTTAATATTTATTAGTATCTTACTCATGGTAAGAGATAAAATACCACCATTAAAAATATTTCAAAACCCAAAATATTTAAGACCACACATTGATGCAGACGGGGTCGTTCATCAATACGGATTTCCAATATGGATCGCTGTTCTTATAACGTTCGTTGTTGGATTTATTACAGGCTTATTTGGAATTGGTGGTGGTGCGTTAATGACACCACTGATGATTATTGTATTTAGAATTCCACCATCAATAGCGATCGGTACGTCGATGATGCTTATCTTCTTCTCAAGTCTATCGAGTGCAATTGGTCACGCACTTCAAGCACATGTTCAATATTTTGCGCTCGTAATTTTAGCAGTAAGTTCGTATTTTGGTGCGAGATTCGGTGCAAAGCTTGCGAGCAATTTTTCAAGTGACACATTAGTCAAATTATTAAGAACTGTACTTTTACTCATCGGTGTGTACTTAATTTTTGAAGCGATATTTTAG
- a CDS encoding bifunctional metallophosphatase/5'-nucleotidase translates to MKTAIRIFHTNDIHSHLDNYNAISHYINEHKNDTSIYVDIGDHVDRSHPYTEATLGLGNVKLLNDAHCDVATIGNNEGITLSKEDLEHLYDDANFEVICANLRDDNGLLFKPYTIKRIGDLKIGFIAATVEFTPFYRALDLDVEGAFLFIEEYLKEMRHQCDAIVMLSHLGKYDDERLAAEFKEIDIIIGGHTHHTFPDDYFVNDTLITSAGRFGEYFGYVDLEFEDYKLVQSSSRIIDTNLLTNNYDAYYDVGKDMLKKEVKRDVLKIERTLYTINWFTYTMLKMIQSYTNTDVSMIHAGLIAAEFRGGTLTEYNLHKVLPHAINLIKIEMSGRDLKDMYYTANMQETKDEIIKGLGFRGDVMGVFLIDGLSVIESKREFYINGKMIDDDKIYTVGTLDMYSFGRFFPHFNSLKKTYYMPEFLRDIVNYYSESLLTSNDF, encoded by the coding sequence ATGAAAACAGCAATACGTATCTTCCATACTAATGATATACACAGTCATTTAGATAACTATAATGCAATTAGTCATTACATAAATGAACATAAAAATGATACATCGATATACGTTGATATCGGAGATCATGTGGATCGTAGTCATCCATATACTGAAGCAACGCTTGGCTTAGGAAATGTAAAGTTATTAAACGATGCACATTGTGACGTTGCGACTATTGGAAATAACGAAGGCATCACCTTAAGTAAAGAAGATTTAGAACATCTATATGACGATGCAAATTTTGAAGTAATTTGTGCGAATTTAAGAGATGATAATGGTTTATTATTCAAACCATACACGATAAAACGTATCGGCGATTTAAAAATTGGCTTTATAGCAGCGACTGTAGAGTTTACACCGTTTTATAGAGCGCTTGACTTAGATGTTGAAGGGGCATTTTTATTTATTGAAGAGTATTTAAAAGAAATGAGACATCAGTGTGACGCAATTGTTATGTTGTCTCACCTCGGTAAATATGACGATGAAAGACTTGCAGCAGAGTTTAAAGAAATAGACATTATCATTGGCGGACATACACATCATACATTTCCAGATGACTACTTTGTAAATGACACACTAATTACTTCAGCGGGTCGTTTTGGTGAGTATTTTGGTTATGTAGATTTAGAGTTTGAAGACTATAAACTTGTCCAATCATCATCTAGAATTATCGACACAAATCTTTTAACAAATAATTACGATGCATATTATGACGTTGGTAAAGACATGTTAAAAAAAGAAGTGAAGCGAGATGTGTTAAAAATAGAGCGCACACTTTATACAATTAACTGGTTTACGTATACAATGCTCAAAATGATCCAGTCTTATACGAATACTGACGTCTCAATGATTCATGCAGGGTTAATTGCTGCAGAGTTTAGAGGCGGTACGCTAACTGAGTATAACTTACACAAAGTTTTACCACATGCTATCAACTTAATTAAAATTGAAATGTCTGGCAGAGATTTAAAAGATATGTATTACACGGCGAACATGCAAGAAACTAAAGATGAAATTATTAAAGGGCTAGGTTTTAGAGGCGACGTCATGGGTGTGTTTTTAATTGATGGATTGTCTGTAATTGAAAGTAAACGCGAGTTTTACATTAACGGAAAAATGATTGATGATGATAAAATATATACAGTCGGAACACTTGATATGTATTCATTCGGTCGATTTTTCCCACATTTTAATTCTCTTAAAAAGACTTATTATATGCCAGAGTTTTTAAGAGATATCGTAAATTATTATAGTGAATCATTACTCACTTCTAACGATTTTTGA
- a CDS encoding Na+/H+ antiporter NhaC family protein, with the protein MDAVLNWTYISLIPPLITLILVLLTRRVDLSLGIGILTSAIVITNGNIGETLSKIWHTFIDLIIEDGWLNTWSAYILIFLALLGIMSAFMSMSGGARAFTSYAMTKVKTRTGALLLSGVLGIIIFIDDYFSAIITPQVSKPLTDKYRVSRAKLAYLVDTTASPIAVIMPVSSWGATIMGLTAPLLVAAGLTHITPFESFLYIIPLNFYSLSALLLMFVVIFTNFDIFGMKKEETRAIKDGILYDNELEEDELPVAYHSSKNALIVPLVGLVVGVLAGMIYTGIKESGSLNPLIILENNSITHALIFGGIIGVVLAVMYYYRFTKQDDNFSSHETWLGFKNGIEAMIGPIIVLILAWMTGELIGELGTGELLGEMVKNSNIEAAFLPAIVFIVACIMALTTGTSWGSFGILVPIAGNIIITLEAPELLLVTIAAVLAGGVFGDHCSPISDSTILSSTGSGSDHIVHVITQIPYAMIAATISLVSFLVVGFTTSTALGLLVMAGLFIILILLIKVLYRPIETTEK; encoded by the coding sequence ATGGATGCAGTTTTAAATTGGACGTATATTTCGCTTATTCCACCACTAATCACACTTATTCTCGTCTTACTGACGAGACGTGTCGATCTCAGTTTAGGAATTGGAATTTTAACATCAGCAATTGTTATTACGAATGGAAATATAGGAGAAACGCTGAGTAAAATTTGGCACACGTTCATAGATTTGATTATCGAAGATGGATGGCTAAACACATGGAGTGCGTATATATTAATCTTTTTAGCACTTTTAGGAATTATGAGTGCATTTATGAGTATGTCAGGTGGGGCACGTGCATTTACGAGTTACGCGATGACAAAAGTTAAAACGCGAACAGGTGCATTATTATTAAGTGGTGTACTCGGTATTATTATTTTCATTGACGACTATTTTAGTGCGATTATTACACCACAAGTATCAAAACCATTAACAGATAAATATCGAGTATCTCGCGCGAAACTCGCATATTTAGTAGATACAACAGCGTCACCAATCGCAGTAATTATGCCAGTATCGAGCTGGGGTGCAACAATTATGGGGCTTACTGCACCACTTCTTGTTGCAGCAGGACTCACGCATATTACACCGTTTGAATCATTTTTATACATTATTCCGCTAAACTTCTATAGTTTAAGTGCATTATTACTTATGTTCGTCGTTATTTTTACGAACTTTGATATATTTGGTATGAAAAAAGAAGAAACACGCGCAATTAAAGATGGTATTTTATATGATAATGAATTAGAAGAAGATGAATTACCTGTTGCTTATCATTCATCTAAAAATGCCTTAATCGTTCCGCTTGTTGGACTCGTCGTTGGTGTATTAGCTGGAATGATATATACAGGTATTAAAGAAAGTGGATCACTTAATCCACTAATTATATTAGAAAACAACTCGATTACACATGCGTTAATCTTTGGTGGAATTATCGGTGTCGTGTTAGCAGTTATGTATTACTACAGATTTACAAAGCAAGACGACAATTTTTCAAGTCATGAAACGTGGTTAGGATTTAAAAATGGTATAGAAGCGATGATTGGTCCAATTATCGTACTAATTTTAGCTTGGATGACTGGAGAATTAATTGGGGAATTAGGTACGGGTGAATTACTCGGAGAAATGGTGAAAAATTCAAATATTGAAGCGGCATTTTTACCAGCGATTGTGTTCATTGTTGCGTGTATTATGGCGTTAACAACAGGAACTTCTTGGGGATCATTTGGTATTTTAGTACCGATTGCAGGAAATATAATTATTACGCTTGAAGCGCCTGAATTATTACTTGTGACAATTGCAGCAGTGCTTGCTGGAGGAGTATTTGGGGACCATTGTTCACCGATTTCAGACTCGACAATTCTTTCAAGTACAGGATCAGGATCAGATCATATCGTTCACGTTATTACACAAATTCCGTATGCAATGATTGCAGCAACAATTTCACTCGTTTCGTTTTTAGTCGTTGGTTTTACAACGTCAACAGCACTCGGATTACTCGTCATGGCAGGGTTATTTATCATCTTAATTCTTTTAATTAAAGTCTTATACAGACCGATTGAAACTACTGAAAAATAG
- the lipA gene encoding lipoyl synthase, producing MAKKNEEILRKPEWLKIKLNTNENYIGLKKMMRAENLHTVCEEARCPNIHECWADRRTATFMILGSVCTRACRFCAIKTGLPSEVDWDEPRRVAESVQKMDLKHAVITTVARDDLRDGGAAVYAETIRKIRELNPYTTVEVLPFDFNGNKENIKTLMDARPDILNHNIETVERLTKRVRAKAKYRRSLEMLRYCKELQPDIPTKSSIMIGLGETHEEILQTMDDLLEHGVDILTIGQYLQPTRKHLTVKKYYTPLEFGKLRKIAMEKGFKHCQAGPMVRSSYHADEQVNAAARRRQEEGDKIRQGE from the coding sequence GTGGCTAAAAAGAATGAAGAAATTCTTAGAAAACCAGAGTGGCTTAAAATTAAGCTAAACACTAACGAGAACTATATCGGGCTAAAAAAGATGATGCGTGCAGAGAATTTACATACTGTATGTGAAGAAGCGCGTTGTCCAAATATACATGAGTGCTGGGCAGATAGACGCACAGCAACATTTATGATTTTAGGGTCTGTATGTACGAGAGCATGTCGTTTCTGTGCAATTAAAACAGGTCTTCCAAGTGAAGTAGACTGGGACGAGCCAAGACGTGTTGCTGAATCTGTACAAAAAATGGACTTAAAACACGCAGTAATTACAACAGTTGCACGTGATGATTTACGCGATGGTGGCGCAGCTGTTTACGCTGAGACAATTCGTAAAATTCGTGAATTAAATCCATATACCACTGTAGAAGTGCTACCTTTTGATTTTAACGGAAACAAAGAAAATATAAAAACGCTTATGGATGCACGCCCAGACATTTTAAACCATAACATTGAAACAGTTGAACGTTTAACTAAACGTGTGCGTGCAAAAGCAAAATATAGAAGATCATTAGAAATGTTACGTTACTGTAAAGAACTTCAACCAGATATTCCAACAAAATCTTCAATTATGATTGGTCTTGGTGAAACACACGAGGAAATTTTACAAACGATGGATGACTTACTCGAGCACGGCGTTGATATTTTAACGATTGGTCAATACTTACAGCCAACGCGTAAACACTTAACTGTTAAAAAATATTACACACCATTAGAGTTTGGTAAATTACGTAAAATCGCTATGGAAAAAGGATTCAAACACTGTCAAGCAGGACCAATGGTTCGTTCAAGCTACCATGCAGACGAACAAGTCAACGCTGCAGCACGTCGCCGTCAAGAAGAAGGAGACAAAATTCGTCAAGGTGAATAA
- a CDS encoding YutD family protein, producing MHFELIEEYRNGFDEEQFKEKYNEVLNKYDYIVGDIGYEKLRLAGFYRDDKKKSEFDKRFSTIQDYLLEYCNFGCAYFILRKISKDEQKALGLKPEEKPSE from the coding sequence ATGCATTTTGAACTCATTGAAGAGTACAGAAATGGATTTGACGAAGAACAATTTAAAGAGAAGTATAACGAAGTACTCAATAAATATGATTATATCGTCGGTGATATTGGTTACGAAAAATTAAGGCTTGCGGGCTTTTATCGAGATGATAAAAAGAAAAGTGAATTCGACAAACGATTCAGTACGATTCAAGATTATTTACTCGAGTACTGTAACTTTGGATGTGCATATTTTATCTTAAGAAAAATCTCTAAAGATGAGCAAAAAGCACTCGGTTTAAAACCAGAAGAAAAGCCTTCAGAATAA